One Nymphaea colorata isolate Beijing-Zhang1983 chromosome 12, ASM883128v2, whole genome shotgun sequence genomic window, ATGATTGAATAGAAGGTGAAATTTTTATCTGATGACCAACAAAGGAAATTATTTTGTAGACCAACTGATATATAGAAGGCAAAATTAGAAACACTATCAGTGATGGAGTCCTTAAAACTGATTCATAGGGACAGAGCGAGGAGGACTGGCATGGCCATCGCTTCcccttaatttgttttttttttttttgaaaaaaaaaaaactacatttagctttctttgaaaaatcatttagtttacataaaattatgaaatactatatatttttaacccttgttaagattttgaaactaattatataattagacttccataaaaaaacaaaatcatgcatccaCCCCGCTGTTGATGTTGAATTAGGAACACGGTTCTCAGCCTTGCCCtgagaacaagaaagagaagaagaaatgcaCTCCTAATTATtcctgagtttttttttttacgcagaaggtgaaaaaaaaaactgtgttttATATTAAACgggaaagaaattgaaaaatttcatgggcatttgaaaaatttttgctctataaacaagttgaactaAAAAATCGTAATTaaatcttcttttttcagtAGTTACGTAACGACTATAATAATTTGCTGTTTTTCTGTTATTTAATTAATGTGAATATGCTGTTCTACAGATTTCAGGAAGCGTTTAGTGTCCGGTGCGAGAGAGATCTAGAGAAAGACAGAGGCTACGTGGAGCACACAAGAAGGAACAAGATTATTCATGATGAAGCAGACCCAGGTGGACGCCTCTAGCTAACGCACCAACCCTTCTCCTGTCTTCTACACTTATCCTCTTCTTTCATAAACGTAAACCAACGCACATGAGTCGCTCAGGCTAAGGGCAatcaacagcagcagcagcagcagaagaagaacaagaagaagaaggtaagTCAGGCAAGGCGCAGAAGCCATGGATTTGGACTCCGTGTACAAAGAGATTGCAGACATAATGAGCTTCTCTGAGGAGATGGAGGAGGCGCTGCAGCCCCATGCTAGGGCTTATGTCACCGACACCAGGTCCATGCTCCACACCCCAGCTGACATCTACGAGCATCCCAACTCCTACTCCTTCGTAGTAGACATGCCGGGCGTGGAACCCCAAGATGTCAAGGTATTATTCATGGGCTTCAGACATCATTTTCCAAGTCATATTCACTAATACAGAGAGTTTCAGCGTGATGAAACAGTTGCGTTGTACAAACGAATAGTTTTGTGAAAGAATCTTGTATGCATTCTCTGGTGTAGAAGAAATTGTGCACTGTTCTACCACTCTACTTAATGATCACAATACCACTGATCACTTTTATAATAACAAAGTTCAAAATCTAAAACGCGCTTTTTAAAATTTCCCACCTCCCTTTTGAGGGTGCATATATATTGCTTGCACCATCCTCCTGATGCATGCATTCTCTTATGATGATTTATATAGCTTTAGTGATTTATATATGGTTTTgactaaatttaaatttagctaCTAACATTGATATTTGCGTTTTTCAATATAGCTAAAACAAATATATCTCGATTAGTTTCAGATCAGCTAAATTAGAACTATGTTAATTTGGAGCGACTTAGTTATGTTTCTCCAGTAGATCCGTTGTCAAGCATGCCTGATGCTTCTTGCTTCTTATAAGTTCTTTGCAAGTCTAATCCTGTTCAAACCACACaccaccttttcctttttctctccttttccttgATCTTGTTCAGGTGAGAGTAGACGATGGCATTCTTCACGTATCAGgcaggagaaagaagaaggccGGAAAAGATGAAGGGGAACGtgatgaggaggagaaggaggaggacaagAAGGTAGTGAGGGTGTTAAGgcaggagaggaagaggagggccAGGTTTGTGAGGAAGTTCCACCTCCCAGAGGATGCAGATGAGGAGGCCATGGAGGCGTCTTACAGGCACGGCGTGCTGACTGTAACAGTGAAGAAGGAGGCCAAGGAAGAGGAGCCACCAAAGACCAAGGTCATCACTATACCAGTCTCGTAGCTTCAACGTGGGCACAGCGAGAAGCACGAAGAAATCGAGCTCTTCAGTGAAGAAACTTGAGGTCGACGTCGAGTTAAAAAAAGTGAATGTTTCTTTCAATTGCCAGTAGTACTCCTGAGGAGGTTCTAGAGTGGTAGTTAGTCTTCATGGTAAACATGGTATAGGCATTGTTGCAGAAATATTAAGACTGTAGACAAATTTGTGCTGAAGTTGACGGAAATGAATGATAATTTAGATGTTAGtgctttttcatctttaatttcTGTGTTTTAATATATCGATCAACTAAAATTTCGTGCGTTTGCAGTTCAATTGAATAAAGTTCGTAAAGTTCATAAGAATACTATGATTGTAGTTCGACCAGTCCAGTTACACTGTGCTTTTAggttaatcaaatattttataatttttatcaAATACTTTATGAAGAACTAATCTGTCGgcccaaaaaaatattttgtcgTTCCCGATGTCATGTATctttcaggtttttttttttttttggtctttttaaaGTTCGCTGTCATTCCCACAACAGAAAGCCAGCAAATTAAGTAGCCTTGTCTAGAATTCATACTTTTTGTCAATTCTCGAGTTAAAGTTCCCTAAAGCGTTTGAGTATAGCACTTGATcagatttaaaaataaatccagtTTCAAATCCACTTTAAATCTGAGATAAATCTGGATGAAGTCTGGCATACAAATTCATATCGGAACCCATTTGAATGTACTTTCTAATCCATATCGACCTCCTAACTCACTCAGTTGAATCCCACATCCTGGTATAGCCTACTTCATTTGCATTCTTATACCGTAAGACATGACTGTACTTCTACATTTTGAGACCGTTTGGGTCTTCAGATCGGATGTtcgacccgacccgacccgacccgagTAGTTAATTGTTTGTCTCTGGAGGCTAGAAGGCAATGCAAATGGTTAGCAAGAGTTGATAGAGTGACATGTGGTTGAGCCAAACAGTCCAACCCTTGAATCTGAGTGGGGCTAAACTGAACTCGAATCCAAACAATATCTGACACAAATATGTGACTTCGACATGAATTGCTAGATAACCGGGTCACTAGGTTAGCGAGTTGGTTTGTCGACTCAGTAAATTGACTCGGTTGAGTATTTAAATTACCGTAATGTAAATTACCGCAGTTGAATCGAGTGAGTTAGGGCCGAGTTAAGCTGAGCTGGAGGTGAATCAAGCTGAGTCAAGGGCAAGTCAAGGCTTGATTCATGGTTGGATTTGTTGGCGATCCGAGCTGACTTGGGCGATTCCCTAGTTAGCCTGGTGAGTTTGTTAATTATGTTTTGGATGGCATCCTCGTTTAACCTAGCTTTCTaaaaacttgtttataaaccataaaaatgagttttaaaattttgacttaTTTGTTTAGgccaaacaataaaaaaacctagtttttgaGAATAATGAGGGGGGCCGGGGTTTTCACTCCCTTTTACAAAATtaagttttgtcaaaattagGTTTTTCGTAGACTTGCTTTTGAtggtaccaaaaaaaaaaaaatacatagcCCGCTCCACCGTGAAGGGGCCAGAAATTTGTAGCTAAAAAGTATAAATATAAGAAATGTCCGATTTGACGTGCACTAATATGCACGAATTCATctctaaataaaataaattaaatgagtCCCCGTGGATAACTGCTCATTCAATCCCACACATAGTTCTGTCACTGACTTCCCTATTGCTCAATATTGTTTATGATTTTCATATTCTAACCGCTGTCATGGTTTCACTTTTATAATCGTCATTACATAAAATAGGAAGCTGAAATAATAGGCAGCAGGAAAAGCCTTCAAGTGGGTTCATTCAAGACTCTAAATGTGTTTTCTTCGTAATCTTTGCATTATTCAGGTTGGAAAGCGAATCCAATGTAGGCCAACAGTGACAAAATGGAAACTAAATATGATGTTGACGGTAGGTTCGGAGTTAGAAAACTTTAGCTAAGAAGCAAtaccaacatgaaaataaaaagattgctcaataatgtaaataaaatttttcgtttataattttgaaaaattctaaTTTGGCCTCTATCCTCTgtaaaacattttaataacaTAACTGGCCTTTCAGaaatttcataacatttatCACTTTCTGCttctcaagaaagaaaaaaaatcccgACACTCTGCTCGTCCCGTCACATTTCAATTCGTGGTGACAGATGTTCGGGACAAGACCCAGGGGACCCAATTTGGCAGGGACCCACCATGTTCAAAACATGCTGACAGATTTTATGAGGCAACTTATTTTTCAACCAAGTCTACGGCCGTCGCTAGGCTCGCTCGGTGTCGGAACCAACCCATTGTGGAACAGTCGGAGTTCGACATACACAATTTGGATAGTTAACCAGGCAAACGGGTTGAATCCGCTCTTTGACGTCGTTTCCGAATTTTTCAATTAAGCTCCACCGAAGATAAGCTTATTATTGAATatcttaagaaaaaaatacaatcaTAATCCTATATTAACAAATAAAATCACCAATTATGTCGGACCTGGTCGGGTCGAGTTATAACCTGCTTACTCTTTAATAAAACGGGTTCGATATAATGTTTGATATAATGTTTGAGAAGTTGTTTGATAGCATGGACACTCtcttattgtttcataaatctaccttaAAGAATAGAGACGAATCCAACATTGCATGTTTACCTCCATCTCTTAAACATATTTAAGAAACACCCACAAAGTATCTATACTGTTAAACAGCCTCTTATGACTTGTTTGATCTTGAGTTGAAGTCAGCCTGCCTACAAGGTTGGCCTCAGTTCCGACAGGGCTGGGTTTAGCCTAAACTGAACCAGATGCAGCCCTAGCCAAGTCAAGTCGAACCAATAATGAAGCTACTTGTTGGCtggggtgggccactgcccGCACCGGCTCATCAAAAAATGCTTTGTAACGTCTCAACATCACATGACTGTAATTCTAAAGTTATATGTAGTAGCCACACCAGATTTGTGTCACCAATGCAAGTGCTCCACGGCTAAAAAATTCTGAGTCTGCCAATGAGTCGAACCATTGCCCAAGGAGAGCCATGAACGAGCTTCACTCTCGGCCATGCCGAGCATTTACTGAGTCGTATAA contains:
- the LOC116266235 gene encoding 17.1 kDa class II heat shock protein-like, whose translation is MDLDSVYKEIADIMSFSEEMEEALQPHARAYVTDTRSMLHTPADIYEHPNSYSFVVDMPGVEPQDVKVRVDDGILHVSGRRKKKAGKDEGERDEEEKEEDKKVVRVLRQERKRRARFVRKFHLPEDADEEAMEASYRHGVLTVTVKKEAKEEEPPKTKVITIPVS